The following are encoded together in the Candidatus Eisenbacteria bacterium genome:
- a CDS encoding lasso peptide biosynthesis B2 protein, whose product MNERSTEETPARLERLILEQPLPARVLFDPENFPFLLRAAWEAIRLPVLLSFRRVEALYPPPSTSAALPFDVEKAAIAVAVTEGLLRARWFPFRRTCLRRALILANLLRGSGLETEIGFGVSPERADLQGHAWLVLGGEPFLERGEDLAGYTCVFTLPRRE is encoded by the coding sequence ATGAACGAGCGCTCAACCGAGGAAACGCCGGCCCGCCTGGAGCGGCTGATCCTCGAGCAGCCTCTCCCCGCTCGCGTGCTCTTCGATCCGGAGAACTTCCCTTTTCTCCTGCGCGCCGCCTGGGAGGCGATCCGCCTACCGGTGTTGCTCTCTTTTCGGCGCGTGGAGGCGCTCTACCCGCCCCCTTCCACGAGCGCCGCGCTCCCCTTCGACGTCGAGAAGGCGGCCATCGCCGTCGCCGTCACGGAGGGTCTTCTGCGCGCGCGCTGGTTCCCCTTCCGAAGAACCTGCTTGCGCCGCGCGCTGATCCTCGCCAATCTGTTGCGCGGGAGCGGCCTCGAAACGGAGATCGGTTTCGGGGTCAGCCCCGAGCGCGCCGATTTGCAGGGGCACGCATGGCTCGTTCTCGGCGGCGAACCGTTCCTGGAGAGGGGAGAGGACCTCGCGGGATACACCTGCGTGTTCACGCTCCCGCGCCGCGAATAA
- a CDS encoding glycosyltransferase family 4 protein yields the protein MNVTMFLFHTFRNDHRVLKEARSLIGAGHRVTLIAIREETKSPEWSTEEGIRVRRIRLHRWPSPKGRYAEYFLRAAWAARATHADVYHAHDLDTLFPAVLASRFGRKPVVYDSHELFTETHFLIGREREKRIWSALERRLIRHARRVVTVSEPIAEELSKRYGILRPVVIRNCPVYHPPPAPRPLFTEKPGEPLFLCQGYLQEGRGLETLVRAMAFVPRGRLLLLGDGDRMREELERLVRETGVSERVLFQPAVPIEDLPSRTASATIGLIAYTAASLNFLYALPNKFFEYIMAGVPVLSTDLPELRRLIEQHGVGEIVEPSTPEAFAGAMNRLAADPDHLGRLRKRCLDAARTLHWGEEEKKLIHLYGEFEEQGSRRAG from the coding sequence GTGAACGTGACGATGTTTCTCTTTCACACCTTTCGGAACGACCACCGGGTGTTGAAGGAGGCGCGGAGCCTGATCGGCGCGGGCCACCGGGTCACCCTGATCGCGATCCGCGAGGAGACGAAATCGCCGGAGTGGAGCACCGAGGAGGGGATCCGTGTCCGGCGGATTCGGCTTCATCGCTGGCCCTCTCCCAAGGGACGGTACGCCGAGTACTTCCTGCGCGCCGCGTGGGCGGCGCGCGCCACCCACGCCGACGTCTATCACGCCCACGATCTGGACACTCTTTTCCCCGCCGTTCTCGCTTCCCGCTTCGGCCGGAAACCGGTCGTTTACGATTCCCATGAACTCTTCACCGAAACGCATTTTCTCATCGGCCGGGAGAGGGAGAAGAGGATCTGGTCCGCCCTCGAGAGAAGACTGATCCGGCACGCCCGGCGGGTCGTGACCGTATCCGAGCCGATCGCCGAGGAACTGAGTAAACGGTACGGGATCCTCCGGCCCGTCGTGATCCGCAACTGTCCCGTCTACCATCCTCCCCCCGCTCCGCGTCCTCTCTTCACGGAGAAACCCGGGGAGCCTCTCTTCCTCTGTCAAGGATATCTGCAGGAGGGGCGTGGTTTGGAAACTCTCGTCCGAGCGATGGCCTTCGTCCCGCGCGGTAGACTTCTCCTCCTCGGCGACGGTGACCGCATGCGTGAAGAACTGGAGCGCCTTGTTCGGGAGACGGGAGTCTCGGAAAGGGTCCTTTTCCAACCCGCCGTCCCGATCGAGGATCTCCCCTCGCGCACCGCGTCGGCCACGATCGGACTCATCGCCTACACCGCCGCGTCGCTGAACTTCCTTTACGCGTTGCCGAACAAGTTCTTCGAGTACATCATGGCGGGCGTCCCCGTCCTTTCCACCGATCTCCCCGAACTGCGGCGGTTGATCGAACAGCACGGCGTGGGAGAGATCGTCGAGCCGAGCACTCCGGAGGCTTTCGCCGGCGCGATGAACCGTTTGGCGGCCGACCCGGACCACCTGGGACGTCTTCGAAAACGATGTCTGGACGCGGCGCGGACTCTTCACTGGGGAGAGGAGGAGAAAAAATTGATCCATCTTTACGGAGAGTTTGAGGAGCAGGGTTCCCGTCGCGCGGGATGA
- a CDS encoding ABC transporter permease, with the protein MKIARPLAFLRKDLQVTTSYRLAFGMQLLGIAFTLTLFYFLSKLIDQTMNPYLGKYGGDYFSFVLIGVALSNYLSTGLNAFSSRIRDEQVLGTLEAVLATPTRFSTYLLSSAIWSFLWASFQILIYLLLGVLFFGLEMEHPNLPAALLFLGLTVIAFSSLGILAASFILVLKRGNPVNWVFTSLSRLLGGVYYPVMILPAWLQKAAWVIPLTYALEGMRMALLTGAGIGELKKELAALLIFTAAALLLGILSARFAIRKARQDGTLGQY; encoded by the coding sequence ATGAAGATCGCGCGCCCGCTCGCTTTCCTCCGGAAAGACCTGCAGGTAACGACGAGCTACCGGCTCGCCTTCGGCATGCAACTCCTCGGGATCGCATTCACGCTCACCCTTTTTTACTTTTTATCCAAACTGATCGATCAGACGATGAATCCCTATCTCGGGAAGTACGGCGGGGACTATTTCTCTTTCGTGCTGATCGGCGTGGCCCTCTCGAATTACCTCTCCACCGGGCTGAACGCATTCTCCTCGCGGATCCGGGACGAGCAGGTGCTGGGAACGCTCGAGGCGGTCCTCGCGACGCCCACCCGTTTTTCGACCTATCTGCTCTCGTCGGCGATCTGGAGTTTTCTCTGGGCTTCTTTTCAGATTCTGATCTACTTGCTCCTCGGCGTCCTCTTCTTCGGTCTCGAGATGGAGCATCCCAATCTGCCGGCGGCGCTTCTTTTCCTGGGCCTCACGGTGATCGCCTTCTCCAGCCTCGGCATCCTGGCCGCCAGCTTCATCCTGGTGCTGAAGCGCGGGAACCCGGTGAATTGGGTCTTCACTTCCCTCTCCCGGCTGTTGGGGGGCGTCTACTACCCGGTGATGATTCTCCCCGCTTGGCTGCAGAAGGCGGCCTGGGTGATTCCCCTCACTTACGCGCTGGAGGGGATGCGCATGGCGCTCCTGACCGGCGCGGGGATCGGCGAGCTGAAAAAGGAGCTGGCCGCCCTCTTGATCTTCACCGCCGCCGCCCTGCTTCTCGGCATTCTCTCGGCGCGCTTCGCCATACGGAAGGCCCGGCAGGACGGCACCCTCGGCCAGTACTGA
- a CDS encoding NUDIX domain-containing protein — protein MDKLRGATGSLFPQTASVVAFDRWEASSAHARRRWNKKVHQLVLSGPNLADEGIPIRREGEHFRIDGEIHERHVLNLRMPTRRQVSAGGVVRHGTPSSSVLLLIQFDRKGALRWEIPKGKIRRRETCRRAAIREVREETGITVPLLLRDRIGRVDYTFPCGDGRLVFKTVHYYLIEAEREGAVEPRTEEGIRDVRWFSAENAREIVSFPNLRPILRRAAEAPVGDDGKRASP, from the coding sequence ATGGATAAGCTTCGCGGCGCGACGGGCTCTCTCTTTCCCCAAACGGCTTCGGTCGTCGCCTTCGATCGCTGGGAAGCTTCCTCCGCCCACGCTCGCCGGCGTTGGAACAAAAAGGTCCATCAGCTGGTTCTGAGCGGCCCGAACCTCGCCGACGAGGGGATTCCGATACGCCGGGAAGGCGAACACTTCCGCATCGACGGCGAGATCCACGAGAGGCACGTACTCAATCTCCGCATGCCTACGCGCCGTCAGGTGAGCGCGGGCGGAGTGGTTCGCCACGGCACGCCGTCGAGTTCCGTTCTCCTGTTGATCCAGTTCGACCGAAAAGGGGCGCTCCGTTGGGAGATCCCCAAAGGGAAGATCCGGCGTAGGGAGACCTGCCGGCGGGCGGCGATCCGGGAGGTGCGGGAAGAGACGGGGATCACGGTGCCTCTCCTCTTACGCGACCGGATCGGTCGGGTGGACTATACCTTCCCCTGCGGCGACGGCCGGCTCGTCTTCAAGACGGTGCACTATTACCTGATCGAAGCGGAAAGGGAAGGCGCCGTCGAACCGCGCACCGAAGAGGGGATCCGTGACGTCCGCTGGTTCTCCGCCGAAAACGCCCGGGAGATCGTCTCTTTTCCCAACCTGAGACCGATTCTGCGGCGCGCCGCCGAGGCGCCCGTGGGCGACGACGGGAAAAGGGCTTCCCCGTGA
- a CDS encoding ABC transporter ATP-binding protein, which yields MPAVRVRNLTKWYPIRRGLGEWMRAPFRRSRLRALHEVGFQVEEGEIVALLGPNGSGKSTVLKILASLVLPTEGSAEVHGFDVTRRSLETRGRIGYCMSEERSFYYRLTGRQNLRFFGRLLGLPPERIERDLEDAAELLRIGEIDDRFMTYSTGTRQKLSVARALLGGRPVLLLDEPTRGLDPYTAGRFLERIRSISRETGRAVLISSHDLGAVDRVADRLAFLHKGELLACGEPEQILGRFDVPIRIDLEVRGPTAEWTERIASLPGVRGVDPPDGREGETHACRVRADREGFRASALLEAVRASCDEILRMEMGRGSLEEVYRRFAEEEDRR from the coding sequence ATGCCGGCCGTCCGGGTCCGAAACCTGACCAAGTGGTACCCGATCCGCCGCGGACTCGGCGAATGGATGCGCGCGCCCTTCCGGCGGTCCCGTCTTCGCGCGCTTCACGAAGTCGGCTTCCAAGTGGAGGAAGGGGAGATCGTCGCCCTCCTCGGCCCGAACGGTTCCGGGAAGTCGACGGTGCTGAAGATCCTCGCCTCGCTGGTTCTTCCCACCGAGGGAAGCGCGGAGGTGCACGGTTTCGACGTGACGCGGAGGAGTCTGGAGACCCGCGGCCGCATCGGCTATTGCATGAGCGAGGAGCGCAGCTTCTACTACCGCCTGACGGGGCGGCAGAACCTCCGCTTCTTCGGACGGCTCCTCGGTCTCCCGCCGGAACGGATCGAGAGAGACCTGGAGGACGCGGCGGAGCTGCTTCGGATCGGCGAGATCGACGACCGTTTCATGACCTATTCCACGGGCACGCGCCAGAAGCTCTCGGTGGCGCGCGCCCTTCTCGGGGGCAGGCCGGTGCTCCTCCTCGACGAGCCGACCCGCGGACTCGACCCTTACACCGCCGGCCGTTTTTTGGAGAGGATCCGTTCCATCTCCCGCGAGACGGGGAGGGCGGTGCTGATCTCCAGCCATGACCTGGGGGCGGTGGATCGAGTGGCGGATCGTCTCGCCTTTCTCCACAAGGGGGAGCTGCTCGCCTGCGGCGAGCCGGAACAGATCCTCGGCCGTTTCGACGTTCCCATCCGTATCGACCTGGAGGTGCGCGGGCCCACGGCGGAATGGACGGAGCGGATCGCCTCTCTCCCGGGCGTGCGGGGTGTCGATCCGCCGGACGGGAGGGAGGGGGAGACGCACGCCTGCCGCGTCCGGGCGGATCGGGAGGGTTTCCGAGCCTCGGCGCTCCTCGAAGCGGTTCGCGCGTCGTGCGATGAGATCCTTCGCATGGAGATGGGCCGGGGTTCGCTGGAGGAGGTTTACCGGCGGTTCGCCGAGGAGGAGGACCGGCGATGA
- a CDS encoding NUDIX hydrolase codes for MDSDWKVIETARVGDHGIFTVRRDRAVSPHTGYQKDYSILECSDWVNVVARTPEGLFVLVRQWRVGARRYTVEIPGGAVDRSDGGPEAAARRELREETGYTAERFLLLGTVEPNPAFQTNRCYTFLAENTLQTDELRLDPGEEIDVLLAGADEIDGMVERGEIGHALVIAGWFWYRRWLHRAREGGEEKPR; via the coding sequence ATGGATTCGGACTGGAAGGTAATCGAAACGGCACGGGTCGGGGATCACGGCATCTTCACCGTCCGAAGAGACCGCGCGGTCTCGCCCCACACGGGATACCAAAAGGACTACTCCATTCTTGAATGCTCCGATTGGGTGAACGTGGTGGCCCGCACCCCCGAGGGGCTCTTCGTCCTGGTCCGGCAATGGCGCGTGGGCGCGCGGCGGTACACCGTGGAGATTCCCGGCGGGGCGGTGGATCGTTCCGACGGCGGCCCCGAAGCGGCGGCTCGGCGGGAGCTTCGGGAAGAGACCGGATACACGGCGGAGCGCTTCCTTCTCCTCGGAACCGTGGAGCCGAATCCCGCTTTCCAGACGAATCGCTGCTACACCTTTCTCGCCGAGAACACCCTTCAGACCGACGAACTCCGTCTCGATCCCGGCGAGGAGATCGACGTGCTTCTCGCCGGCGCCGACGAGATCGACGGCATGGTGGAGAGGGGGGAAATCGGTCATGCCCTCGTGATCGCCGGATGGTTCTGGTATCGGCGATGGCTGCATCGCGCGAGAGAAGGCGGTGAGGAGAAGCCCCGATAA
- a CDS encoding Ig-like domain-containing protein: MNRFDIIEIGTWALDGEKGYIDSLRVLRERNPDLVVLLYVVCSFYCSNWGNQDLPGKAEWDALLAEHDDDWLLRDVDGDLVRQESVEMTCDNGRLNYIHNDMARAYARFIADSLFMENADVLDGIRLDAIVSSVYYMNNMLERALPGLDSIDTNQDGIPDNREDLLEAWSAGVDTFTTTLRRQLGPERLITFNGAPPLEAYQWLNGRYVEEFPFEYGVGWEGSMLNSKKGYLSCQEDYSDQPRRLSGGFTLNCVSPHDYDPYRLSTKDEPYPHPMLPQYLRFTLGSALLGDGWYTMTGWGNTVDWKDDPVPIIRSTLWWFDLYDTLRTHLGTPTGEAVRDTANGLDRFVREYTGGRVRVYPQLERGIFDLRPHVAFHGETPETAVPGEAIPIRWSAEDPNGAAPLEVELRLSRDGGATFPERIDLFGRSDSLTWWTVDGEAGESCVFHLTAADTSGLSDTVTSAPFLLSDPRVADGGAAEVHPAFWIVNTPALYCTLSVAVEDTSGKGSGWDRADLFLPAGIAFLSFAGAEREGAPLTAAASREENVVRIALAQTADGPEPVHFRLLLGTPSLPRPDSLLFSVSVEHSSAPGETLWLPPGNGNGIPGDGDGLAVLCDFGPPAELSVEPPYAILQAGDTLRFDAEGWDQAGNSVEVEPIWSAVDSIGVVDGGGLFLALRPGSLSVAASVADLEAYATIRITAGDPESLLVLPESLAVTTDDSALYEAWAWDGLGNPIDTAVAWSVEDTIASIDSAGHLEPERPGSTFVIATLGALEARSPLRIAPGAPALARIEPRSPAMGLCDSISFTCDLFDLKGNPTGGTVLWSVTDGVAAIDSAGLLRPVAVGEGWVRAACGAVRDSVPLRVLSSAVVSWILEPSRPTVSADSTLLFTMRGVSCSGETLAVFPDWILEGGAGALNDSGVFTPLLAGEALVIADAGAHRETTTVTVTPGAPAAVAIDPREAETEPDSTILFHAVVTDRLGNPIDTSVAWAGTDSVGSIDGGGLFTAIAPGRARVTATRGDAADTAWVTVRGPVDPGPVETALYRIVVTDARADGPEGARADSIRFTVTPHDSLGDPFPAIGPESLQVTFRPLDPTLLFCGGEAETFDLHVPLPAEIALPAGGAGGWGSFAIEATSSLARFSVADTAAIATADPNGDLRAGLEDAALLLADRASGGSFRSDLDGNGTTDLFDMEALAAAWGEGCGDPPAEGTWPGELPLWIGREEFDPSCAAGSTSTLLSLYAGSIDSLRALEISLPNPTGGVYPVDPVAGIHWKGPAVYRLPSGKEEIRLFVVDTVGAHRPAGDILLEVRFCGVEMDDFAGGHSLFRTLRSSGVVTDRCEAPIEFHLDTDDDEEPGLDPDDGGGTDAPVDFALFPARPNPFRSSASIRYRVAAPGGSVWLGVYNVRGERIAVLENGHRSPGEYDRNWDGRDVNGRSVSPGAYFVLFRSPAETFTRKVVLVP, encoded by the coding sequence ATGAACCGTTTTGACATCATCGAAATAGGCACGTGGGCCCTGGACGGAGAGAAAGGTTACATCGACTCCCTGCGGGTTCTTCGGGAAAGAAATCCCGATCTCGTCGTTCTGCTCTACGTGGTATGCAGCTTCTATTGTTCGAATTGGGGCAATCAAGACCTGCCGGGAAAGGCCGAATGGGACGCGTTGCTGGCGGAACACGACGATGACTGGCTTTTGCGGGACGTAGACGGGGACTTGGTCCGCCAAGAGAGCGTAGAGATGACATGTGACAACGGTAGGCTCAACTATATCCATAACGACATGGCCAGGGCCTATGCACGATTCATCGCCGATTCCCTTTTTATGGAAAACGCCGATGTCCTTGACGGGATACGGTTAGATGCAATCGTCAGCAGTGTTTACTATATGAATAATATGTTGGAGCGTGCGCTCCCCGGCTTGGATTCTATCGACACCAATCAAGACGGTATTCCGGATAATCGCGAGGATCTTCTCGAGGCATGGAGTGCGGGCGTTGACACATTCACGACCACGCTACGAAGACAACTCGGACCGGAACGATTAATTACGTTTAACGGAGCCCCACCCCTCGAAGCGTACCAGTGGTTGAACGGTCGCTATGTTGAAGAGTTTCCATTCGAATATGGTGTGGGGTGGGAAGGGAGTATGCTTAATTCGAAAAAAGGCTACCTGTCTTGTCAGGAGGACTACTCGGATCAACCACGCCGTCTCTCCGGTGGATTCACACTCAATTGCGTCTCTCCACACGATTATGATCCGTACCGCCTATCCACGAAGGACGAGCCTTATCCGCACCCAATGTTACCTCAATATCTTCGATTTACGCTCGGTTCGGCATTGCTCGGCGACGGCTGGTACACGATGACCGGATGGGGGAACACGGTCGATTGGAAGGACGACCCCGTGCCAATCATCCGTTCGACCCTCTGGTGGTTCGACCTGTACGACACGCTCCGGACCCACCTGGGAACGCCGACGGGAGAGGCGGTGCGGGACACCGCGAACGGGCTGGATCGTTTCGTCCGCGAGTACACGGGCGGAAGGGTGCGGGTCTACCCGCAGCTGGAGCGGGGGATCTTCGATCTGCGCCCCCACGTCGCTTTTCACGGGGAGACGCCGGAGACGGCGGTCCCCGGCGAGGCGATCCCGATCCGCTGGAGCGCGGAGGACCCCAACGGGGCCGCCCCTCTCGAGGTGGAACTGCGCCTCTCCCGCGACGGAGGCGCCACCTTCCCGGAGAGGATCGATCTCTTCGGGAGAAGCGATTCACTCACCTGGTGGACCGTGGACGGGGAGGCGGGGGAGAGCTGCGTCTTCCATCTCACCGCCGCCGACACCTCCGGCCTCAGCGACACGGTGACGAGCGCCCCCTTCCTCCTCTCGGACCCGCGCGTCGCCGACGGAGGCGCCGCCGAGGTGCACCCCGCCTTCTGGATCGTGAACACGCCGGCGCTCTACTGCACACTCTCGGTCGCCGTGGAGGACACGAGCGGGAAGGGATCGGGATGGGACCGCGCCGACCTGTTCCTCCCCGCGGGAATCGCCTTCCTCTCCTTCGCCGGCGCGGAGAGGGAGGGCGCCCCCCTCACCGCGGCCGCCTCCCGCGAAGAGAACGTGGTCCGGATCGCGCTCGCCCAGACCGCCGACGGACCGGAACCGGTCCACTTCCGCCTGCTCCTCGGCACTCCCTCCCTCCCGCGGCCGGACTCGCTCCTCTTCTCGGTCTCGGTGGAACACTCCTCGGCACCCGGCGAAACGCTCTGGCTCCCGCCGGGAAACGGAAACGGCATACCCGGGGACGGCGACGGGCTCGCGGTCCTCTGCGACTTCGGCCCGCCCGCCGAGCTCAGCGTGGAGCCCCCCTATGCGATCCTTCAGGCGGGGGACACCCTCCGATTCGACGCCGAGGGATGGGACCAGGCGGGGAACAGCGTCGAGGTGGAGCCGATATGGAGCGCCGTCGATTCGATCGGCGTCGTGGACGGGGGCGGGCTCTTCCTCGCCCTCCGCCCCGGTTCGCTCTCCGTGGCGGCCTCGGTGGCGGATCTGGAGGCGTACGCGACGATCCGGATCACGGCGGGCGACCCGGAATCGCTCCTCGTCCTGCCGGAGAGTCTCGCCGTCACCACGGACGACTCGGCCCTTTACGAGGCGTGGGCATGGGACGGCCTGGGGAACCCGATCGACACCGCCGTCGCCTGGTCCGTGGAGGACACGATCGCGTCCATCGACTCCGCCGGGCATCTCGAGCCGGAACGCCCCGGCTCGACCTTCGTGATCGCGACGCTCGGCGCCCTCGAAGCGCGCTCCCCCCTCCGGATCGCGCCCGGCGCGCCGGCTCTCGCGCGGATCGAGCCCCGCTCCCCGGCGATGGGACTCTGCGACTCCATCTCTTTTACCTGCGATCTTTTCGATCTCAAGGGGAATCCGACCGGGGGGACGGTGCTCTGGTCCGTCACGGACGGGGTCGCGGCGATCGACTCCGCCGGTCTCCTCCGCCCCGTCGCCGTCGGCGAAGGGTGGGTGCGCGCCGCATGCGGCGCGGTCCGCGACTCGGTTCCCTTGCGGGTCCTCTCCTCCGCCGTCGTCTCCTGGATCCTCGAGCCGAGTCGCCCGACCGTTTCGGCCGATTCGACCCTTCTCTTCACGATGCGGGGCGTCTCCTGCTCCGGAGAGACCCTCGCCGTCTTCCCCGATTGGATCCTCGAAGGAGGCGCGGGGGCGCTGAACGATTCGGGCGTCTTCACCCCTCTCCTCGCCGGCGAAGCGCTCGTGATCGCCGACGCGGGAGCCCACCGGGAAACGACCACCGTCACCGTGACCCCCGGCGCGCCGGCGGCGGTCGCCATCGATCCTCGAGAGGCCGAAACGGAACCGGACTCGACGATCCTTTTCCACGCCGTGGTGACCGACCGGCTCGGCAACCCGATCGACACATCCGTGGCCTGGGCGGGGACGGACTCCGTGGGATCGATCGACGGCGGAGGTCTCTTCACCGCGATCGCGCCGGGGAGGGCGCGGGTGACGGCGACCCGAGGCGACGCCGCGGACACCGCTTGGGTCACCGTGCGCGGGCCGGTAGATCCCGGTCCCGTGGAAACGGCCCTCTACCGAATCGTCGTGACGGACGCCCGCGCCGACGGCCCGGAGGGCGCGCGCGCCGACTCCATCCGCTTCACGGTCACCCCGCACGACTCCCTCGGGGATCCCTTCCCGGCCATCGGGCCCGAGTCTCTCCAAGTCACCTTCCGCCCCCTCGATCCGACGCTCCTCTTCTGCGGCGGCGAGGCGGAAACCTTCGACCTCCACGTCCCTCTCCCCGCCGAGATCGCCCTCCCCGCGGGCGGCGCGGGCGGTTGGGGATCTTTCGCGATCGAGGCGACCTCCTCCCTCGCGCGTTTTTCCGTCGCCGACACGGCGGCGATCGCCACGGCGGACCCGAACGGCGATCTCCGCGCCGGACTCGAGGACGCGGCGCTTCTCCTCGCCGACCGGGCGTCGGGCGGCTCCTTCCGTTCCGATCTGGACGGGAACGGCACGACGGATCTCTTCGACATGGAGGCGCTCGCCGCCGCATGGGGCGAAGGGTGCGGCGACCCGCCGGCCGAAGGAACCTGGCCCGGCGAGCTCCCCCTTTGGATCGGTCGGGAAGAGTTCGATCCGTCCTGCGCGGCCGGGTCGACCTCCACCCTGCTCAGCCTCTACGCGGGAAGCATCGACTCCCTCAGGGCGTTGGAGATCTCCCTTCCCAATCCCACGGGCGGCGTCTATCCCGTCGACCCGGTCGCGGGAATTCACTGGAAGGGTCCCGCGGTCTATCGGCTCCCGAGCGGGAAGGAAGAGATTCGCCTGTTCGTGGTGGACACCGTCGGCGCGCACCGCCCCGCCGGCGATATTCTTTTAGAGGTGCGCTTCTGCGGCGTCGAAATGGACGACTTCGCCGGCGGTCATTCTCTCTTCCGCACGCTCCGCTCCTCCGGCGTCGTCACGGACCGATGCGAGGCGCCCATCGAGTTCCATCTCGACACGGACGACGATGAGGAACCGGGCTTGGATCCGGACGACGGCGGTGGGACCGACGCGCCCGTCGATTTCGCCCTCTTCCCGGCCCGCCCCAACCCGTTCCGGAGCAGCGCCTCGATCCGTTACCGGGTGGCCGCCCCCGGCGGCTCCGTCTGGCTCGGCGTCTACAACGTCCGCGGCGAGAGGATCGCCGTGCTCGAAAACGGCCACCGCTCCCCCGGCGAATACGACCGGAATTGGGACGGGCGGGACGTCAACGGCCGCTCCGTTTCTCCGGGCGCCTACTTCGTCCTCTTCCGCTCCCCCGCGGAGACTTTTACTCGCAAGGTCGTTCTGGTCCCCTGA
- a CDS encoding PqqD family protein: MKVGPDTVIKRSSNVPWRTIEGKGILVDLDSGFYFSLNRTGQVIWGEIDGGKPLSAIARKVVDRFEVDEETALRDCLELAERMLEQGLVVTVSS; this comes from the coding sequence GTGAAAGTCGGTCCCGACACCGTTATCAAACGATCCTCCAACGTCCCGTGGCGAACGATCGAGGGGAAGGGGATTCTCGTCGATCTGGACAGCGGATTTTATTTCAGCTTGAATCGTACAGGGCAAGTGATTTGGGGCGAGATCGACGGCGGCAAACCTCTGTCGGCGATCGCGCGAAAAGTCGTGGATCGGTTCGAGGTGGACGAGGAGACAGCGCTCCGGGATTGCCTGGAGTTGGCGGAGAGGATGCTCGAACAGGGGCTCGTCGTCACCGTTTCCTCCTGA
- a CDS encoding nucleotidyltransferase family protein — MRRQREAEFLLELLRKKPNSDHLRETLSRDRWFDWDLLEELLFCSRTVSLAASILAGDEPIRSLFPDALAGRIIGEGERAAFRSLVKESEFDEVTGAFRAMGLPHIVLKGLPFGARYFGDPARRDVRDLDLLIPPESLSLGERVLRRLGYDLFEGVQSRAWYRRHHFHLVFVRRRAALEVVELHWNLLPFPVNRNVDTAELFRKGREIPFRGGEIRVLNPLDEAVFLCASLRLDQFTSLKRIVDLDRVLEEGGEVNRDALLGRAREWSIEEEARTALFFLDKFRGDKRRLREAPPRIRRFAFRFRWTDFFGIKQGRVVRLRLWCGYHFGYRRPAVFLFRLLFPDETFRAEVYFSEESRPPFGSRLRRFFAGLYASGDLILHLLIAWLRAPR; from the coding sequence ATGCGCAGGCAAAGGGAGGCGGAGTTCCTGCTGGAGTTGCTCCGGAAGAAACCGAATTCGGATCATCTCCGGGAGACGCTCTCCCGGGACCGTTGGTTCGACTGGGATCTTCTCGAGGAACTCCTTTTCTGCTCGCGCACCGTTTCTCTCGCCGCTTCGATTCTGGCGGGCGACGAACCGATCCGTTCCCTTTTCCCCGACGCGCTCGCCGGTCGGATCATCGGCGAAGGAGAGCGCGCCGCGTTTCGTTCCCTGGTCAAGGAGAGCGAGTTCGACGAGGTGACCGGCGCGTTCCGGGCGATGGGGCTTCCGCACATCGTTCTCAAGGGGCTTCCTTTCGGCGCGCGGTATTTCGGCGATCCCGCGCGGCGGGACGTGAGGGACCTGGACCTGCTCATTCCCCCCGAGAGCCTCTCCTTGGGCGAACGGGTACTGCGCCGTCTCGGCTATGACCTGTTCGAGGGAGTGCAGTCGCGGGCATGGTACAGGCGGCATCACTTCCACTTGGTATTCGTGCGCCGTCGCGCCGCTCTGGAGGTTGTGGAGCTTCACTGGAACCTCCTCCCCTTCCCGGTGAATCGGAACGTCGACACGGCGGAACTCTTCCGCAAGGGGAGAGAGATCCCGTTCCGGGGCGGCGAGATCCGCGTGTTGAACCCTCTGGACGAGGCGGTCTTTCTCTGCGCCAGCCTCCGACTCGACCAGTTCACGTCGTTAAAGAGGATCGTCGACCTGGACCGGGTGCTCGAAGAGGGAGGGGAGGTGAACCGCGACGCTCTTTTGGGGCGCGCCCGGGAGTGGTCGATCGAGGAGGAAGCGCGCACGGCGCTCTTCTTCCTGGACAAGTTTCGCGGCGACAAAAGGAGGCTGCGCGAGGCGCCCCCGCGAATCCGCCGTTTCGCCTTCCGTTTCCGTTGGACCGACTTTTTCGGCATCAAGCAGGGACGTGTGGTTCGCCTCCGCCTCTGGTGCGGGTATCATTTCGGATATCGGCGTCCGGCGGTTTTTCTCTTCCGGCTGCTTTTTCCGGACGAGACGTTTCGCGCCGAGGTGTATTTTTCCGAGGAGAGCCGGCCGCCCTTCGGCTCCCGGCTCCGTCGTTTCTTCGCCGGGCTCTACGCTTCGGGCGACCTGATTCTTCACCTGTTGATCGCCTGGTTGCGTGCGCCACGCTGA
- a CDS encoding lasso RiPP family leader peptide-containing protein: protein MDSVDKRERESYERPELLRHGSLKEITLLSHDALYVGKEETSAKQTGG from the coding sequence ATGGATAGCGTGGACAAGAGAGAGCGGGAATCTTATGAGCGGCCGGAGTTGCTCCGACACGGCAGTCTGAAGGAGATCACCTTGCTCTCGCATGACGCCCTCTACGTCGGCAAGGAAGAGACCAGCGCCAAGCAAACCGGCGGTTGA